In one window of Cytophagaceae bacterium ABcell3 DNA:
- a CDS encoding polymorphic toxin type 43 domain-containing protein, whose protein sequence is MNWGGCYRYGFNGMEKDDEISGSGNSYTTFERQYDARIARWVSTDPIFHEYQSAYAAFDNNPIYYKDPSGASSEGPDDERINDNGDNSDSDGSDNDGSDNDSKEQNTDDSGVVDGLKRGSLNFIKGVASNLTVAQIGNNIYNQFSRAFEGDREALIGLISYGAYTSYKGKEVFSSGSTADKTAFITENALFLGSLFLGEYFVIKSPNSALKPGPYRTGSGPVAGVLEVSPQVKSVAQFKNYNPSKAIEFVFDPHTNTFVVGSPKAPVAGLSPHQNLAKSIGANNQVVGGLFKRGSDGRIITNEASGHFYRNWTPEVRKQFQQFLENQTGQSVVHTQGPSF, encoded by the coding sequence GTGAATTGGGGAGGGTGTTATAGGTATGGCTTCAATGGAATGGAGAAGGATGATGAGATATCTGGATCCGGGAACAGCTATACTACCTTTGAAAGGCAATATGACGCCCGTATAGCAAGATGGGTCAGTACTGACCCGATTTTCCATGAGTATCAATCAGCTTACGCTGCGTTTGACAATAACCCTATTTATTATAAAGATCCAAGTGGAGCGTCTTCTGAAGGGCCTGATGATGAAAGAATAAATGATAATGGTGATAATTCTGATAGTGATGGTTCTGATAATGATGGTTCTGATAATGATAGTAAAGAGCAAAATACAGATGATTCTGGCGTAGTTGATGGTCTTAAACGAGGCTCTCTTAATTTTATAAAAGGAGTTGCTAGCAATCTCACAGTTGCACAGATAGGGAATAATATTTATAATCAATTTTCTAGAGCTTTTGAAGGGGATCGAGAAGCTCTAATAGGTTTGATTTCTTATGGAGCATATACTTCTTATAAAGGTAAGGAGGTTTTTTCTTCTGGATCAACTGCAGACAAAACAGCATTTATTACTGAAAATGCTTTGTTTCTAGGATCTTTATTCTTAGGGGAATATTTTGTAATTAAATCACCAAATAGTGCGCTAAAGCCTGGGCCTTACAGAACAGGTTCTGGTCCTGTAGCTGGAGTACTGGAGGTGAGTCCCCAAGTTAAATCTGTAGCTCAATTCAAAAACTATAACCCAAGTAAGGCAATAGAATTTGTTTTTGATCCTCATACAAATACTTTTGTAGTGGGTAGCCCTAAAGCTCCTGTAGCAGGATTGTCTCCTCATCAGAATTTAGCTAAGTCTATAGGCGCTAACAATCAAGTTGTAGGCGGATTGTTTAAAAGAGGATCAGATGGTCGTATAATAACAAATGAAGCATCTGGTCATTTTTACAGAAATTGGACACCTGAAGTTCGTAAGCAGTTTCAACAATTTTTGGAAAACCAAACTGGACAATCAGTTGTTCATACTCAAGGTCCTAGTTTTTAA
- a CDS encoding integrase core domain-containing protein: MKRAIVFVSDNFSRNILGWSVGERCCAENVKNALAMAIQSIKFHYSDFVCATLVADGGSENHAVTISQLLETTPNPEITKVVALKDIAFSNSPVEAVNKVMKRYLRYYEPDSGERLYECLSLAVEDYCSVRPHVSLGGRTPLEAYTDVFPGLDFTEQARRAREVRVNFNKSNGCGRC; this comes from the coding sequence TTGAAGCGTGCTATAGTTTTTGTTTCTGATAATTTTTCAAGAAATATCCTGGGGTGGAGTGTTGGTGAAAGGTGCTGTGCTGAAAATGTTAAAAATGCACTTGCCATGGCAATACAGTCTATAAAGTTCCATTACTCTGATTTTGTCTGTGCCACGCTTGTTGCGGACGGAGGAAGCGAAAACCATGCGGTAACAATTTCGCAATTGCTTGAAACTACTCCGAATCCTGAAATCACCAAAGTGGTTGCCCTGAAGGATATTGCTTTTTCTAATTCTCCTGTGGAGGCGGTGAACAAGGTCATGAAGCGATATCTGAGATATTATGAGCCTGATTCGGGTGAAAGGCTTTATGAATGTCTTTCTCTTGCGGTAGAGGATTATTGTTCTGTCAGGCCGCATGTTTCTCTTGGTGGACGTACGCCTTTGGAAGCTTATACTGATGTTTTTCCAGGTCTGGATTTTACTGAGCAAGCAAGGAGGGCGAGGGAGGTAAGGGTTAATTTTAACAAAAGTAATGGGTGTGGGAGGTGTTGA
- a CDS encoding transposase, which yields MAAIKNIDLSSGYKIRNEEGIFYLTLQVVLWVDIFSRQNYRDIIIDSLRFAKINKGLNVHAYVIMSNHVHMIVSVKEGKLSKVIGEFKSYTSKQIIEHIKDVSESRRTWLLELFGREGKISSRNKSYKVWTHENHPVELESTYFFDQKLNYIHENLVRAGLVYKAEDYVYSSASAYAGMESILEIEIDYLY from the coding sequence ATGGCGGCTATAAAAAACATAGATCTTAGTTCAGGTTATAAAATCAGAAACGAAGAGGGCATATTTTATCTTACGCTACAGGTGGTTTTGTGGGTAGATATTTTCTCTAGGCAAAATTACCGAGATATTATAATAGACAGTTTAAGGTTTGCAAAGATCAATAAAGGGCTTAATGTCCATGCTTATGTCATTATGAGCAACCATGTGCATATGATCGTTTCGGTAAAAGAAGGGAAATTGAGCAAGGTTATTGGAGAGTTTAAGTCCTATACTAGCAAACAAATTATCGAACATATTAAAGATGTTTCCGAAAGCAGGCGCACTTGGCTTCTTGAACTATTTGGCAGAGAAGGTAAAATTTCGTCTAGAAATAAAAGCTATAAAGTATGGACACATGAAAACCATCCAGTAGAGCTAGAGTCAACATATTTTTTTGACCAGAAACTAAACTACATTCATGAAAATCTTGTTAGGGCCGGTTTGGTTTATAAAGCAGAGGACTATGTTTATTCTAGCGCATCTGCATATGCTGGTATGGAAAGCATTCTTGAGATAGAGATAGATTATCTATATTGA
- a CDS encoding IS3 family transposase — MALFFGNKDVLGRRYTLYLTMIMDLYDRKIIGWSMSTSMHAYETVVPAWRMALINRPVFQELVFHSDRGVQYACKEFRDELGKLNVTQSMSRKGNCWDNAVAESFFKTLKSETGYRKYESIKQAKKGLFEYIEIWYNRTRRHSSLGYLSPEEFYNIHRKSAA, encoded by the coding sequence ATGGCGTTATTTTTTGGGAATAAAGATGTACTTGGCCGTAGGTATACGTTATACCTGACCATGATTATGGACTTATATGATAGGAAAATAATAGGATGGTCTATGTCCACTTCGATGCATGCATATGAAACAGTAGTGCCTGCATGGAGGATGGCACTGATAAACAGACCTGTTTTTCAAGAGCTGGTTTTTCATTCAGACAGAGGCGTGCAGTATGCATGCAAAGAGTTCAGGGATGAGCTTGGTAAGCTAAATGTTACTCAGAGCATGAGCAGAAAAGGGAATTGCTGGGACAATGCAGTGGCTGAAAGCTTCTTCAAAACCCTGAAATCTGAAACTGGTTACCGGAAATATGAATCAATAAAGCAGGCAAAAAAGGGATTGTTTGAATACATTGAGATATGGTACAACAGGACCAGAAGACATTCCTCTCTTGGATATCTTTCTCCTGAAGAATTTTATAATATTCATAGAAAAAGTGCTGCGTAA
- the tnpB gene encoding IS66 family insertion sequence element accessory protein TnpB (TnpB, as the term is used for proteins encoded by IS66 family insertion elements, is considered an accessory protein, since TnpC, encoded by a neighboring gene, is a DDE family transposase.): MLSLSHQCRYFLYSGKTDMRKGFDSLSGIVRSKLNENPMNGDIFIFLNRNRNHVKLLLWEGDGFSMYHKRLERGTYEIPVHCKNVTKSEISASVLQLVLQGISLESVRHRKRYKSPGNL, translated from the coding sequence ATGCTTTCATTGTCTCACCAGTGCAGGTACTTTCTCTATTCGGGCAAAACCGACATGCGGAAAGGGTTTGACAGCCTATCAGGTATTGTAAGGAGCAAACTTAACGAAAACCCCATGAACGGGGACATTTTTATTTTCCTGAACCGAAACCGAAACCATGTCAAGCTCCTTTTATGGGAAGGCGACGGTTTCAGTATGTATCACAAACGCCTTGAAAGAGGGACTTATGAAATACCTGTCCATTGCAAAAATGTGACCAAATCTGAAATATCCGCCTCGGTATTGCAACTGGTCTTACAAGGGATTTCCCTTGAGTCGGTCAGGCACCGCAAAAGATATAAAAGTCCTGGAAATCTTTAA